In Vitis vinifera cultivar Pinot Noir 40024 chromosome 4, ASM3070453v1, the genomic window CGTTTAATGGATATATCTGGAATAATAAACAAGGAAAAAATGTAagtgaattttaaaatgattaaatctcACAGCCATAAGATTAGAGGTGACGTGGAGGTAGGAATAACTTGGACAGATTTCAGGTTACCATCCTCATctttgaaattattaatttttatctttcacaAGTTCAATTAATTCACACGTTTAATTGATGACATGgaatattaaaaaaggaaaaaaaaagaaggaattttaaaatgattaaatttcaaatccaCATGGGTTAGAGGTGATATGGAGGTAGGGGTCCAACTTGGATGGGTTCTCATGGTATCATGTTACCTTATTAGGTTACcgttctattattttctttttttaattgatgttatcatattattattttttataattttttttcctttttttaaattattaattttttatttttcataagttTAGTTAATTCACACATTTAATTAATGATATGGAATatcaaataaggaaaaaaaaaaggagaattttaaaataaggttAGAACCATTATGGCCTTGCTtactaattgttttttaaaatggttttgaaaaataatttttaagaataatttttaaaactgttttcttATAGAACAAAGGTATATTTAGaaatttgaatgttttttacttatttttaatatttttaaaataatttttatatctagaattttatttttaatcattatacatgtttgtataattatttttaaaaacaataataaaaaaataagtaaaaataattgaaaataatttaaagatatttttttaaatgttttattttctgttttcaaaaacaatattttagtttttaaatatgttttccaatttttttgttctaaaaaatataaaactgttttaaaaaatagttgtcaaactaactttatataatttgatatttgaaaGGATTTTGGCAAACTTTTTTAAGAATCGCACTGAATTTAGATTAAGttttcttaattcaatttttttttcaaaatattttataaaaaatagtaaaataacaaaaactaCCTTAATTTTATTCTCAACAATGATTTGAGTTGAGAATAACTtctaataaaactattttaaattaaaaatttatcaaatgatttttcttaaattaaaaaactattttttaatctaaaatatgacattattttcaagaataattttgacTATTATTTGATAAGCCTCatccaaataaataaagtaaaaatgtTATATCAAGAAATATTATCTATATCTTCTTCATCAACGGTCAACTAGCAAATTCATAGCAAAGAATTCAAACACCGATCCAAAATTTTCTCACACACGGAACCTCAATAGGAAAATGAAAGTGAGCGAAAGCGAACCGTCCGCCGCCGCCGGCCGTCACGGTTCCCAAGCTTGCGCTGCATGCAAGTATCAACGTAGAAAATGTAAACCCGAATGCCCATTAGCCCCGTTTTTTCCTTCGCATGATAAGGAGAGATTCCGTAACGTTCACAAGCTTTTTGGGGTGGCCAACGTCACCAAAATCCTCCAAGAAATTCCCCCCAGTTTCAGAGAAATCGCCATGAAATGTATTATCTATGATTCTTCTGCGCGTGCAATTGCACCAGTGGGTGGGCTGGGGGAGGTGGGTTTGGGTTTGGAGCAGTTGATTGCAGTTCACATGGCGGAATTGGAGGCGGTTCGTGGGCAACTCGAGGCATTTCGGGCCATGGAGAGAGCGAATGGGGAGGGGGGTTGTGATGCGTCGGCGCAGTgtgaaacgacgtcgtttgtGTGTGGTGGGCAGTCGAGTATGGACGAGTGTGAAGGTGTGATGGAGGTCAGTGGTCATGGAGGCCTGTCACTGCGCTTTAACTCCTCCAGGTTTGAGTTCTTTGTCTGAAAAACCCCCTCATTCCTATACCGTGGTAAAGGAAGAAATCAGTGCAAACCAGCCTACGCCGAAGCATGATGATTTGGAGGGGGAATTTTCTCAGTCTCCTCTATTTTCtctgaaattttaaatttctaggTCTGACGtgtttagaaaattttcaacttctGTTCACATCTCTTTGTATAAACTTCATTCTTTTTGTTTCCTGTAACATATAGTAAAGTTGTATTAGGTATAGATGAGATACCATTTTTTTGTTGCCTGCCACATATGCCATTTAGGAAATAtgtttttaggaaatattttgaaaaacagttttttaaaaatagtttagagTGTGTTCATTGTGAGCCTTATTTGGCCACAccataaatctatttttaattttttcacattttcttcccatttatttttcttcgaTAGCTTTAATGATTAAATCTCCTAggagtaaaatatttattttaaagctagaaaatataaatgttataaaataagattttaaaaactaagtatatgttaaaactataaaattaattattattttctaatttcaaaTCAATACAACTCCACACTAAAGTTGcaatatttaaacatttttaataattaaacaaaaataataaacttgttAATCTAATATAATCATTtatcctttttatatttttcatatttgaaataaataataaataatataattaaaaataataaatcaatattaataCATTGATTCAAGTTTTATTATGGTAttggtatttttcttactacttGGGCAAATGATAACCTAAATATTATCATCTtggaatttttctaattcaaaCCCGACTCTAACCCGTACCGGACTTTGGGCACGGGTTCGCCAACAGTTCGTGATATTGCGGTATGGGTAATATAGAATCAAAGGAGCTGTAGAAAACAAAACCTTGGGGCCCCAGTGCCAGCCCATTCCCATTCCCTTTCCTCGAAAATCTGTATTGGTCTCACACAAGTATTCATCAAATAAGGCAAACTTACTAGTTGCCCTGTGACtcctatattttgtattcatctACAAAAGGGCTCTCAAGATTTCCTCACATCTCTTTCAGGCCTTTCTAAACTTTGTCCCTCACCACCCAAAAGGAAGAGGATCAAGCTAGCTTTAGTTCTGGCCACACTCTGGCCGATTGATATGGCATGTGAGCCCTTCTTGGAATTGCAAATATACAAATGGGGAAACAAATATGCAAATTACAGAAGAGATGATTCGGACACGACATTCCATCAAACAAAACTTTGATACCATATCGATACAAATGTGCTCTTTTAAGTTTTCAAcacattcaaataaaataatcacaTCTATATAATAGTAAAGAAATGTCCCAACaaataaagaattttaattGACTTACCATGGAGCTTGCTAGTGATCATTGGATTAATCATCAGCTGCTAGTGAAGTTGGGGGTGCTTTCTGATTGAGAAGAATACCCAGAAGACAAAGGAGAATGAACCACCCCATCTTTCTGCCCACCCTTCATTCTAATATCTTCTATCATCTTATGCATCATACTCATCTTTGGGCGGTCTCTAGGCAGAGGGGCCAAGCACAGCAATGCAATCTGCAGAAGCGCCTTCATCTCCTGCTCCATCTCTTTATACCTCCACAGCTCAAAATCAAACACCTCCCATGTCCACTCCTCCTCCTGCCTCATCTCAACCCACTTCGCCAAGCTCGTTTCCCCTTCCCCCACCACCATCTTCCCTGTCAGAATCTCCAACAGCACAACCCCAAAGCTGTAGACGTCGGCTTTCTGTGATAGTTTGGCATGGTGGTGGTTGACCGCCAATTCTGGTGGCGTGTAGGCGTTGTCTGATGATGAAGACTGAGCAGGCAGGAAGTGGTGGAGACCAATGTCTGCAATGCAGGCATTGCCGGAGGTGTCAACTATGATATTGGATGATGTGAGGTGTCCATGGGTGAGCTTGGATTTGTTGCAGCCATGGAGGAAAGCTAGCCCTCTGGCAGCACCTGAGGCCAGCTTCAACCTTGTGGTCCAATCTAATGGGGTCCTTCCTGGTCCTCGATTCCCTGCAAAATTTTGTAAACTTGGTAAAAGAAGAATAGAAGAAGTGATACATGGTATAGTTTCTCTGACAACCCATTTTCCAAGGAAACAAACAGTTCTAACCGTGCAAGAGAGAATGCAAGCTTCCATTGGGTAGAAAATCATAGACCAAAAGCAACTCATCTCTGGAAAAGTAGTATGCTCTGAGGCTCACAATATTACGATGCCTCAACCCACCAATTTCTTTCATCAATCCATCAATCTCCCTCCTTTTCAACCCTTCTCTGACTCTCTTCACCGCCACCACACCGCCGCCCTCCATCACTACCTTGTACGTGCTCCCCACGCTTCCCTTCCCCAGCAGCTCTGCAGAGGCCTTCAGCAGATCATCCACCTTAGAGAAACCCTTACACCCTTCAAACATCACCATCTCGTTTCTTTCTCTGGGTGCCCCATCAGAGCCCCCCATTTCTCTATGGACCCCAGTTCTCCTCCTGCTCATGCTCCTGTAACAGCACCATCCAACGGTCATGATTATCCCCACGCCCGCCACCGCATCGAAGATGATGATCACGAGGATCAGTGCATCACTCACTCTCCTTTTTCTCTTACTCGTTTTTGTGGGACCATTCGAACAACTGTACCCCAACGGCTTCCCGCATAGCTTCGCGTTTCTGGCGAACGACGACAAAGGGAACTGCGACAGCCATGCCGGGATTTCGCCGGCGAGATTGTTGCCGGAGACGTTGAAATCGtaaattgaagaagaagaagaatttgaCGAGAGCGTGCCAGTGAATGAATTCTCTTCGAGTCTTAGGGTTAGCAAGTGACGCAACTGAGTCAATTTATTCATCGGAATTTCTCCGGAGAAGTTGTTGTGGGAGAGGACGAGGCGCCGGATGCGACGGATGCTGGACACGCCAGCGGGGAATTCTCCGGAGAAGCGGTTGTCAGAGAGGTAGAGGTGCTTGAGGTTGGGCCAGGAAGAGAGGTTGACAACAGAGGAGAGGCGGTTGTGGTTGAGGCTAAGAAGCCGGAGCTGAGGGAGGCGAGAGAGGGCCCGAGTGGACCCGGTGAGGTTGAGGCGGTCGAGAACGAGGTGGGTGACTTGGCCATTGTTGCAGGTGACGCCGAGCCACGACCCGGAACAGGGGTGAGTTGAATTGGACCAGGAGGAGAGCGAATTGAAGTGGTCTGAAGACGATTTGAAAGCCAGCAAGGCAGTGAAGTCAGGGTTACAGAGAGAAAGTtggaggagagagaaaatgagaatTGTCACACACAGTCGCCTCATCGCCATTTTCTTTCGTTCTCCCTCCGAAAGAGAGAACGCaggaaaaatga contains:
- the LOC104878984 gene encoding LOB domain-containing protein 22-like encodes the protein MKVSESEPSAAAGRHGSQACAACKYQRRKCKPECPLAPFFPSHDKERFRNVHKLFGVANVTKILQEIPPSFREIAMKCIIYDSSARAIAPVGGLGEVGLGLEQLIAVHMAELEAVRGQLEAFRAMERANGEGGCDASAQCETTSFVCGGQSSMDECEGVMEVSGHGGLSLRFNSSRFEFFV
- the LOC100250812 gene encoding probable leucine-rich repeat receptor-like protein kinase At1g68400; amino-acid sequence: MAMRRLCVTILIFSLLQLSLCNPDFTALLAFKSSSDHFNSLSSWSNSTHPCSGSWLGVTCNNGQVTHLVLDRLNLTGSTRALSRLPQLRLLSLNHNRLSSVVNLSSWPNLKHLYLSDNRFSGEFPAGVSSIRRIRRLVLSHNNFSGEIPMNKLTQLRHLLTLRLEENSFTGTLSSNSSSSSIYDFNVSGNNLAGEIPAWLSQFPLSSFARNAKLCGKPLGYSCSNGPTKTSKRKRRVSDALILVIIIFDAVAGVGIIMTVGWCCYRSMSRRRTGVHREMGGSDGAPRERNEMVMFEGCKGFSKVDDLLKASAELLGKGSVGSTYKVVMEGGGVVAVKRVREGLKRREIDGLMKEIGGLRHRNIVSLRAYYFSRDELLLVYDFLPNGSLHSLLHGNRGPGRTPLDWTTRLKLASGAARGLAFLHGCNKSKLTHGHLTSSNIIVDTSGNACIADIGLHHFLPAQSSSSDNAYTPPELAVNHHHAKLSQKADVYSFGVVLLEILTGKMVVGEGETSLAKWVEMRQEEEWTWEVFDFELWRYKEMEQEMKALLQIALLCLAPLPRDRPKMSMMHKMIEDIRMKGGQKDGVVHSPLSSGYSSQSESTPNFTSS